attctttcaatttttttccatGTTTTCTGAGATTAGAAATCAGCGACATGTTTTTTTCTGacggaaaaagaaagaattgaaCCAATTGATTTCGTGCAGCATGAAGGAAATTAAATCGATATTGAGGTGATTGATTGTGTGGTGATTGGAAGAATTTTGAGATTTGGTTTAATTGAATGGGTGAATCAATTCCAGACAGgctgagagaaagagagagggaaaGAACAAAGAGAGTAATTCGACAGACTTCTTGGGCGGGGTATCAGTTAGCAATTGCATGTTTGGTTTCTTTGAAGTTTTCATTTGTTTAATCATCCATCAACCAGCACCTCCATGATAGATTATGCTTTCATTAATGAATATCCTGAAGTTTCCCAATTGCATAAATTTTAAGATTTTATTAGATTCTTAGCGATTGATCAAGTATTCTGATTGTTTGGCTTTTCCAAATGATTTGGTTTCAGATTGACAAAACTTTCTGGTGCACCTCAAGGTGTTCTTCATGTACTTTtgcaatataaatataatctaATTGTAGTTTATACAATTTCATTGTGTCATCATTTAGGCTATCTGATTTGAAATTTGTTCACTTGGTGAAAGGAGTTACACATGAAAAGCTGTCATAGTGTGAACGTGACAAAGTCCAAATTTTGGCTTTATAACTCCTTGAATCAGCTTGATGATGATGCCACTTTCCCTGCATCAGGTTATGAATTTTGCTCATTGTAATTATGAGATAACAGCATTCGAAGCTCTATGAAAAGGAGGAAGTCAGTGTCAACAAGAGATTGCATTGTTGCAGGACAAGTTGGTGAGCTTTTCATGGGCTTGCGTGAATAAAATCGAAAGAGTGGGAAGGATCATTTAATAGTTGATCATAACCCAAAATTCCAAATAGCATGTTGAATGGTAAAAAGAATTGGTTCTGAGATAGATTTGTTATtagatttttcatatttacagtgttgttgttttgttattatatttttaacatAGATTGTTAATTGTTATGAAGATCTGAGATAAACATATTTTTGTATTGGTGGCCTGGTGGGTGTTTTTGATGGAGGGGTAATTCATTAATTGACACTAATTtttctcattctcttcatCCTTATTTATTATGGAGTTTGGTGTTTCTAATTGGCTTTTCCTAAATTTGCGTTTGGTTGGGTGGTGATCTCTGGGTTTTTTTACCTTCTCTTTTCTTGCCGTTGTGTGTTCCTCTTCAGTCTGGGATGTGTGCTCTTTAATTAATCGATGTCGTCTGTTATTCTTATTCATGTTCATTGATGATGATCCTTCAAattgaatttatatattttgatgttgCTTTACCACAATTGTCTGGATGATAGCTGAAGGTCCGGTGATGTATTGAGAATTATTATGATCATAATTCATGTCAATCActtttgtgtatttgtacatattTTCACCTGATGGGATTCAttgtttttctctttggtTCCCGCAGATTCCAGTCAGAGGCTAAGGAAACAGAAGATGAACTATCTGTTTGGATACGTTTTGGCACACTAACATCTTCATGACAGGTGCAACTGAAGTCAATGCTCTACATTTTTGGATGAAGTCCTAATACGACCGATCAAAAggggagttttttttttttttgtggaaaCTCCTCATCAACCTTTAATACACATAAGCAACTCTTTAATTTGAGTGCTCATGTATAGTAGTGTGCTTATATATTATAGTGTGGTAGTGGTACTATTTTGTGAGCATAATACCAATGAAGATGTAACTGAACCCTACTAATATGACATGTACAATAGTCTCCTTATGTACAACACTGTGGTACGGATTTCTAACATACTACGCTTATGTATAATATCTTCATGCTTTCATAATGTCGAACACCATAATTGAGAGCTAACCAACTTTACAAACTTCGACCGTCAATTAGCTATCGAAAAAAACATTTGACCATCAATAACTGCGCCTGGGCGCGGGCTCTCTATCTAGTTATAGaaagggtttagggtttaggatttCTATAATTGGTGGCTGATCGGGAAAAATAATTACCTTGAGCATGTATTGCCTCTCTCTTATACGTACGTAAATTAGTATATACTTCACAATTGATCGATCGAGCAGGTTTGTTTATATAAAAGTGTAAGTGTGTAATTATATGTCCGATCGATGTTTAATGAAAATGTTGTGAATTGATTTACAGTGATGAAGATAAATGAAAATGAAGTGTCACAAGTGAACTTCATCGAGAAGAAAAATGGTGCGAATGTTAGGAAAATTCTAGGGTGCGCTGCTGTATGTTATACAACAGATGTATACATCACACAATCATACTACCACCCCACGTGCATCATAATCTTCCCTCTCTATCCACCTCCAAATCTTGTTGTATGTTATACAGCAGCTGTACAACAGATGTACACAAATGTTAATGGAATTGGTACATACTACATAGTGGAAGAATCCGAATTTTCATGAGGGTTTTTTACCGTCCTCAGAGCTGGGTGAGTGGGAGCGCTTTATGAGTTCAGTAGATCTTAAAACAACTACTAAGTTCTGaaccattgaattcaactTTTTGATGGGTTTATAAGGTCCTTCAACTCAATACACTTTGGCATCAAACTTTGCACATCTGCTAGTCCTGTCCTCCATCTTCTGAAAGCTAGGCATATATAGCAAGTTTTCAGGTTTCCCTGAAAACTTCACTCAACAATGTCCTCTTCAGCAGCTGCCGGCAGCGATGCTGAAAAGGCTAATTGGGTGCTCAACGCCCCCCGGCTGCCGGGTTCGTGGCGTGAGTCTGTAGAGTTCTCAGGTGAAGAAAGCCagaaatatatattcatcCTGCATGGTTCCCCCAAACACTTCAAACAATCAACCACTACTGATGCCTCATCTGAGGAGAAAATCCTTGACCTTGAGAAAAACAGTAGCAGTGTTGATATGTCACAATGGGTATTGAATGGTCCAGAACCCCCAGGTCTATGGCATGAGCTCATGGACTCTGTGAGGGAGACCATTTCTTACTTTGGGAACAAGTACTCATCCCTCAAGAGCCAGCCGATGCTCAAAAGCTTAATTTCAGTCCAGCAAGAGATATTTCCTATCCTTGTTTGGGGGCGTAACTATAGCATCTCGAAGTTCAAGCATGATTTAATGGCAGGTTTAACCATTGCCAGTCTCTGCATTCCTCAGGTAAGGAAAGCTTATGAACATGCATATACATTCGATCtggtacagaaagataatgtTGATTTGGCATGCATGCAAATGTTCCGCTACTTCAAATTATAGTCCCACAACACAATATGGCAGTGGTGACAACATCACATATTGGACTtcaatatatgaaattattcaTGTATACATTAGAATTGAGTTAATTATATTGCTGTCTTAATGTGTGTTATATTCTTTGCAGAGCATTGGATATGCAACTTTAGCTAAGCTTGATCCTCAATATGGCCTTTGTAAGTAACCTATTTACTTAATTAGTCTTGTAATTGTTACCatcttttttgtttcaaaatttatATGGGGCAACAACGTtgtttgtgatcttttcagATACTAGTGTTGTACCACCATATATATTCAGATATATATTCATCAGTCCAATTTGCTTGTGATCTTTTCAGATACTAGTGTTGTACCACCTCTCATATATGCTATAATGGGGACTTCAAGAGAGATAGCAATTGGACCTGTAGCTGTGGTTTCACTGCTCCTGCCCTCAATGCTTCAGAAGTTGCAAGGTCCTGGTGCTGATCCAATTGCTTACACCAAGCTTGTTTTGACTGCAACTTTCTTCACTGGTATCTTTCAAGCAGCCTTCGGGATCTTCAGGTAATACTATTACCCGTGGTCTATGGTCCAAAAATGTAGTTCATGTATCAGTACTAGCTTGATCCTAATAGTGGATATAGTTTGCATAGTACCTGAACTTTAGTCATATATAAAACTAAAATCTCTTTGGTTTTCATCAGATTGGGATTTCTTGTGGATTTCCTTTCCCATGCTGCAGTAGTAGGATTTGTGGCAGGAGCAGCCATTATAATTGGCCTTCAACAACTTAAAGGACTACTTGGAATTGCTCACTTTCCTACCAGTACCGATGTTATCTCTGTCATGGAAGCTGTTTGGTCCTCATTTCACCATCCTGTATATCTTTCCTGCTTTCTTTATGACCTAAGGGATATATAATGttcctctttggaagatcTCACATGTTATATACTTATATTACCACACACATTCAAACCAGTCCCTTTATTGAGTTTATTCCCTATAAATTGgtatacaattatatatacatataagtcTGTGTAGATAATTTCATgataataattcttttttattgtGAATGTGTGTTTCTTAACAGTGGAATCCTAATAATTTTATGCTTGGGTCCTCATTCCTGTGCTTCATCCTAATCTCAAGACTTGTGGTAACACTCTGAAGTCTTAACCTCAAGTGCTTTTTACTTGTTCCCTTACTTTCTCTTTCAttatttttggtcattttatgATACTTGATGATCCTGACAgggaaaaaagaacaaaaacttTTTCTGGTTGCCAGCCATTGCTCCTCTTCTATCTGTTATATTGTCAACTCTTATTGTTTATCTCACAAGGGGAGACAAGCATGGGATTAAGATTGTAAAACATATCAAAGATGGCTTGAATCCTAGCTCAGTTCATCTATTACAGCTCAATAGCCCTTATGTTGGAGATGTCGCTAAAGTTGGACTCATTATTGCAGTTGTTGCACTCACGGTTGTTACAAACTTTCCTTTAAAATTGaagtacaattttttttgacTGAATTTATGGTCAATAATGAGTGAATTTGTCTAAGTGCAGGAAGCAATTGCAGTTGGAAAATCTTTTTCATCCCTCAAAGGGTACCACATCGatggaaacaaagaaatgatgTCAATGGGTTTCATGAACATAGTTGGATCTCTCACTTCTTCCTATGTTGCAACTGGTAAGTTCGATTTTGTATCTTCTTTTCCCATTATACTTGGGAGCTAAGTGCAACGTTTTCACCAATTTGCACAAGGCATTCACCTATTTATGCTGGcttgaatttttgtttttggtcaaAAAGGCTTGAACTCTTCATGCATATGTTCTTCTCATATTGTAGCGTTCTGTTATATACATGCTACCTTACACCAAGATACAATATATAGTTGAATTCCCTGTCATGTGAACAGGCTCATTCTCGCGTACTGCTGTAAACTTCAGTGCCGGCTGTGAAACTCCCATGTCAAACATTGTCATGGCCGTCACGGTGATCATATCACTGCAATTTATGACCAGGCTCTTGTATTTCACTCCAACTGCAATCCTTGCTTCAATAATTCTGTCTGCTCTTCCTGGACTAATCAACGTCAATGAAATCTACAACATTTGGAAGGCGGATAAGCTTGACTTCCTAGCATTTATAGGAGCCTTCTTTGGAGTGCTGTTTGCATCAGTAGAGATAGGCCTTCTAGTCGCGGTAACATATGAACTAATCACTCTTACTTAGTGTGCAATTAAGAAAACTGATGTCTAGTCTGAGGGGTTTGTAGTTCCAATAATAGAGTATTACGTTTATCTAAAGATAATGTATCTTTGTTGCAGGTAGCAATATCATTCACAAAGATAATACTCATCTCAATTCAACCTGGGACAGAAACTCTTGGAAAACTTCCAGGAACTGATATGTTCTGTGACACCGAACAATATCCTATGGCTGTCACAGTTCCTGGAATCATGATAGTTCGTGTCAAGTCTGCCTTGTTGTGTTTTGCAAATGCAAATTTCGTTAGAGAAAGGTACTAATATTATTTAGCACTCACAAATTTAATCTGAATGCAGAATATGTTTTCTTAACTATATTCGTATTTGTAAATGCAAGAATTATGAGATGGATAACTGCAAAGAAAGCAGAAGGtctgaaagaaaataataccAAAGATGCCATTCAAGTGGTCATTCTTGATATGTCTAGTAAGTGACTCAGAAAATCAAACGTACATGCAAAGAACTCTTAAAAGATTTATCACATTATCctgttgttttatatatttcaCAGTAATTTCTACTTATGGCAGATTTGATCAACATTGATACATCTGGAATAGCTACCTTAGACGACCTGCACAAGAATTTATTATCGGAGGGAATTGAGGTAAATGAGCTAGCTTCAAGTAATCAAATTGTTCTTTCATTCCATTTCCgttctcaatttttttaaaaaaaccgGTGTACGTTCTTTCTCTGTCTCAGTTAGCAATTGCAAACCCTCAGTGGCAAGTGATTCACAAACTAAAGCTCTCCAACTTTGTGATAAAGATCGGAGGAAGGGTTTTCGTGACAGTTGCAGAAGCTGTGTCTGCAACTTTCACTGGAAAAATTGCTATCACTTGTTAAtcattttctttgaaaatgagTGTTGATCAGTATCGATGAATCTTATTTGAATTACTTGTTGCTGTGCTTGCCATTTGTGTGATACCACGATCTATAGTCCCAACCTACTTTTGTAAATACATGAAGATGGGACTTAAGTAGTGTGTTAATGATGGTTTTCACTGCAGTTTTAGACAACCAGCAAGGTGAGACGGAGAATAAATTGGTTGGCTACTTCTACGCCTAGAAATGTTTATATGTAATTGCAAATCTGTACTTTGTGAGTTTGTGGGAATTTTCTTTTCGAATAATTGGCTcttgaaattaaatctggcagTAACTTACATGAGCAATAGCATAGCTGCATTATTGTTCTGCATTGAACTTTACGTTAGCATTGTGAAATCCAACTTATGGGGATTTCAAAGCGTCAATTAAATGGACAACAAATCAATAAATTTACTCGAAGATTATCAACAGCAAATTCCCCAGACCCCTAGTGTAAACAATTTTGACTAGGCATCTACCTGCACATGCATGTATTGATGTCCATTGGTTAGGTAATCATCATTAGCTTCTCTCCATCCTTTGCTTTGTAAATCGTCAGTTAATCACCGGAGTAGTGACGTAGAATGCTTCAATATGTTACTGAGGGGCTGGTTTCCTTGTGCTCTACACACTAGATTCTTTACCCTCTCTGTCAcctgttttaaaaataaatgcatATTATCAACTGTCTAGCCACAGTCAGACATACTCGGTCTAAGTTACTACATTGTCTTCTAAATTAATTCTGATGTAGATTAACACAGCTGGTTAATTACTTGAGCAGAGGATGTAATAACCTTTTCCAAACTCCCCCTTGGTGCATACGGAACTGCTCTTTGATATCCAATGGAAGCAGTTGTTGGGGGAGATTTTCGGCTTGTTGTTTCATCTCGGCATGCCAATTTTCCATTACTTCTACTCCTAGTTGTAACTGTTGGAGAACTATGCCAGTTGCCATTTAACACGCTAGGAAGGCTTGATTCCTAGTAAATATCAGAGAGAGAAACTTAATTTTCACTTActcataaaagaaaaatgataatATAAGTTCCAATGAAAGTACCAGAAACAGCACAGTTGCACAATTCTTGAGGACCTCCAGGTTCATCCTAACATCTTCAAGGCTCCTGTTTCATTAATAAACATCAATAATGAATATTGTACACATCTCTAAATCTGATATCGCATTGGAGTATTtagataaaaataatttttttatatcaagCAAATGTGATTCCTCCTCACCTGTGCTTTTGCTGCCCAAGCTTGAAGTAAGTTGCCAATGATGACATCTGAATATATACAGATCAAGTTAATATTAGTCTACAACCTTCTTGCAGGGGAAACATATAACAAAATGTGAGTATAAATCTCAAAGCACCAATATATAGTTCAAACTTTTCTTGTGACATACCTTCATATTGCCAGCTCTTCTGCCAAACTTCTCAGTCAATACCCCTAAAGAGTCTATCATCCCAACAGGCGTAGGTGCAGGCTTGCCAATGTCCGAAAACGCCTCCTTAATGCGAGCACAATCAAACCTTTGGATGTTATGACCTGCCCAAATTCTGCCATCTAAAATGCTGAATATCTTGTCTGCAACTTGCTCAAACAAGGGTGCATTTGCAACAACATCCTTAGTGATTCCGTCGCTTCGACCAGACCTTGAGGGTACAGCAGACAAGTCTGCTGGCCTAATAAGGGTGCTATAGCTGTCTAGCTCAACAAGCTTCTGAGGGCAAACAACAATTGCTCCAAATTCTAATACCCAGAACCTTTGTCCAACTCTATTGGGTACATTTGTTTCTATGTCAAAGAACACAATCTCTGTTGATGTGCTTTCTCTGCATGGTGAAGATGTAGAAGGGTTGTCCATTTTGGGTTATTTCTGGCTATTACTTCAATTGGATTTGTTAGgattttggtaattttcatATCCATTATAGTTGCAGGTTATATAAACAGTTGAGGAAGATGGGAAAAGGAGAAAGgatagagaagaagaaagggaaCTCCTCCTATTTGAGATTTGATTGACTTGTAATTTAAGTCAGGTTTTTAGGCTTTGGCTTTTGCTTGAGGAGTCCTTTAGTGCTTAGCTTGTTGAAGATGTCATAGAGAAAGCACTTCCAGGTGGACAGGAATGACTGTTCCTCTTTCTAATTCTCCTTTGCTTTTTGGGAACCTTAACTTTCTGAGAGGTTTTGAAGAATATGTAGCTGAATATGTTAGAACACGCGAATCAATTACGTTGGAACATGTTCCCTTATATCATGAACATGCTTTGTTCCCTTATATCATGAACATGctttctctccttcctttctctcctctttttcccttctccAGAGGAGATCTACCTCCTTTCTGACCTCCTATTGATGAATGGAAACTTAACAAGCCTTTTCAAATGATTCCTCGAAAACTTGCTTCTTGGCTAGATGCAGATTTACTTCATACAAGTCCATGGTTTCGTATCTTAAACAACAATTTGTCAAACCAACATTTTCGTTCTGTTTATCAAACCAGATAAGTACCAGTTGACGGATGCAATTGGATGCAATATTCCGCAGAATATTGCAAGTGTTAAGCGGAATAGATAATGTGGATTAACTAATGTGGGTTAATTAAAATTGTAAATGAGTCTGTCGAGCCACGCCAGGGGAAAGTGAAAACCAATGTGATCAAGCTAGGGTTGTAGGTTTATTAACAAGTTCGAGCttctctcaaaaaaaaaaacaagttcgAGCTCAGCTACCCTCGTATTGAATTAAAAACAGATTCACCGtcggtcaatgtagtacccacaCTTATAAAACTACCACTGTGGTACCTAAACTCATTATGTCACAGCCCCgaaattcgaatgataaaaatttgaattcgaagccatgaaaactctaaaacaatctcaaatatattgaaatcatcttatcataacagtgtatcgaaactgagtccacagcatgactcagtcgacttgaatagtACATAATCAGTTTATACttcagtattataaccaatggaaatgtaaaattcactcaattctcaccacaaacataagaaagaaatcttcaggGTAAACCCTCCGAATCTTctaatccccacctgcagaactatctcatacaccatcgaattggtgcaccgggtttgtgtttacaatcccggtaagcttttcagcccgtatgagtaaaccaacagtaaacatacaccgcatacaaaggaaatatgtcaaataacacttaaagacaaacgtactcatgtgacactgggcaacccatctgttacccaaaatcatttaaacacatgggtactcatgagactcaggcaactcatttgttacccctcatgcagtacaccgacaggcaCTGGACAACCCATATGGTTACCTAATATCATGTAAAACATGGCTACTCATGAGATCCAGGTACTCATATGTtgcccctcatgcagtacaccgacagacactgggcagcCCATATGTACCCAATGTCACTAAAAacaatatgggtactcatgagacccagacaacctatatgttacccctcatgcagtacatcggcaaacagactagagctctaactaaatcgtaactgtcacccggccaaggcttggttccgatactgccaacacgtccgaagacagaaaacacgtccgaccacaaaaaaaacatgtccgaagacagaaaacgttttaacaagactcaatgttaaaaccacgtacaataacaatctaCTCATGTTATTATACTACAACAAAGCGACTCTtgcttaaataaaaaaaatatagttgccacagtataattcatttggaaataaaaacgtgacagtatataatatagcaacccatatatatgtatcgtaattaccattttatacacatacacaacccattatatcatatacatctCCTAGTTTGATCTTTTACCAAAAATAAACGTAACTaggagtcaccgccaagggtagacttgtcatagtgagatttactaaCATTCatcatagtccataatcactaaaaccttttcaaaatcatttattaaaatagcattTCACTTACACATGAACcatagacgatcaagttcacgaatttaaaccaaaacatatattttttttaataatttataactagtgatgcaacgactatggtaagaactcaaactaaattcaataatgatAACACtaattcgatcatgatgatcattgtgaggtttactcaccttatttcccgcgtgcaacttccacgacaccgaaaatgattccctcactcgtttcgtcggtcatctaatagcatgataaaatacttagaaaacgatacgtaaaatatcaagtAACGATTTCTATACAGCTAAAtgatgttcataaaacattgttcacaaaacattgttcatgttttactgtttactAAACATTGTTCGGGTTACTGTTTCACAGAACCTGTTCACAATTACTGTTCATGAACCTTGTTCACAGTAACTGTTCATGTGGCGCCACTGTTTCCTGACCACCATagcaccacaatctaaatgacattcttaACAACTTTCTAATTAACTACAAAATCCAATTCTAAGCTTAAACACTTCAGTTTAACACAAACCGAAAAAccccaatttaaaacctaggatttcttttcttcgattctcctagcacacaaggatttgggttaaattttttggagggtttgtagtatggaaaaagaccttcaaaatgggacaagaatctcaccgattggttgccggaggagggagatccgacaAGTTGAAATTCTGCGAAATATGCATTTTCAGGGGAACTTCTGGGCTTCACCACTCCTAAACGGCGGCGAAATGGCGGGTGGTAATGCCACCAATCGATAGGGGACGCAACAAGCTTTCGAACGTGACTGGtgcgccgctctatggtggccggaaggcggagatccggcggccAAAAGTCGGCCGCTCGGGGAGAGAATTCTGGATTTTTTTCGTGGTGAACAGTGCCCATGAACAGTACCAATCCGAATTTCTCCTCATGTCCTCTTCTAACATgctcctctccctctccaacCTCAATGCCTCCACTTTCGCCTCTAGCTCCACTGCGTGCTCCTTCAGCGCCttcacctcctcctccgccttGTCGCGCTGCCTCTCGAACTTCCCCAACAAACTCCATATCCACCTCTTCGGTCTCGTCGTCCTGTCCCCTTATGTAATGCAGGTAGCTTTGCAATGTGTACTGTTCCACCGGGTTGGAACTGAGAAACACCTTGGAATTCTCATCAAGGTGGTCGTTGTAGCGAACGAGTTGGAACAACCATTAGAAGACAGCGAGGAGATTCAACCACTGATGCGAGTTCACGGTAGGGTTATGGATCATGCACTTGTTGAGGTTGAAAGGGCATTTTAGGGATTTGAGGATGATAGGGAAGTCGTCCTCGAGCTTCGGCAACGACCAATCAAGGCGGGAGACGAGGAACCGGAGAGCTTCGGTGATCTCTCAGCCTGAAGGGATGTGGGATTTGAGGAAGGCTTGGACAAAGTGAGCGGAGAGGTACGAGTTTATGGCGGAGAGGGTGGACTGCTGGTAGGAGCGGTGTTTGTAGAGGTCGATGTTGGAGATGGAGCCGCCGCCAATTCCGATGGAAAAGGGGCAGTTGCTAGCAAAGCTGGCATCAGAGTCGCGGTGGCGAAAGTGTTCGAATGGAGTTGATGGCGTGGAGGGCGTGGGTTCATCGACAGCTTGGGTCTGCGAGCACCTCACATATTGGCGGTGGAAGTTTTCGGGCGGATTTCTGATTGAATGGTGGAGATAGATACTTGGAGATTTTGTAATTAAAaccaaaaatagagaaaagtcGTTGCTGT
This genomic interval from Argentina anserina chromosome 1, drPotAnse1.1, whole genome shotgun sequence contains the following:
- the LOC126795808 gene encoding sulfate transporter 2.1, producing MSSSAAAGSDAEKANWVLNAPRLPGSWRESVEFSGEESQKYIFILHGSPKHFKQSTTTDASSEEKILDLEKNSSSVDMSQWVLNGPEPPGLWHELMDSVRETISYFGNKYSSLKSQPMLKSLISVQQEIFPILVWGRNYSISKFKHDLMAGLTIASLCIPQSIGYATLAKLDPQYGLYTSVVPPLIYAIMGTSREIAIGPVAVVSLLLPSMLQKLQGPGADPIAYTKLVLTATFFTGIFQAAFGIFRLGFLVDFLSHAAVVGFVAGAAIIIGLQQLKGLLGIAHFPTSTDVISVMEAVWSSFHHPWNPNNFMLGSSFLCFILISRLVGKKNKNFFWLPAIAPLLSVILSTLIVYLTRGDKHGIKIVKHIKDGLNPSSVHLLQLNSPYVGDVAKVGLIIAVVALTEAIAVGKSFSSLKGYHIDGNKEMMSMGFMNIVGSLTSSYVATGSFSRTAVNFSAGCETPMSNIVMAVTVIISLQFMTRLLYFTPTAILASIILSALPGLINVNEIYNIWKADKLDFLAFIGAFFGVLFASVEIGLLVAVAISFTKIILISIQPGTETLGKLPGTDMFCDTEQYPMAVTVPGIMIVRVKSALLCFANANFVRERIMRWITAKKAEGLKENNTKDAIQVVILDMSNLINIDTSGIATLDDLHKNLLSEGIELAIANPQWQVIHKLKLSNFVIKIGGRVFVTVAEAVSATFTGKIAITC
- the LOC126795854 gene encoding protein NEN4 — its product is MDNPSTSSPCRESTSTEIVFFDIETNVPNRVGQRFWVLEFGAIVVCPQKLVELDSYSTLIRPADLSAVPSRSGRSDGITKDVVANAPLFEQVADKIFSILDGRIWAGHNIQRFDCARIKEAFSDIGKPAPTPVGMIDSLGVLTEKFGRRAGNMKMSSLATYFKLGQQKHRSLEDVRMNLEVLKNCATVLFLESSLPSVLNGNWHSSPTVTTRSRSNGKLACRDETTSRKSPPTTASIGYQRAVPYAPRGSLEKVTERVKNLVCRAQGNQPLSNILKHSTSLLR